One region of Enterobacter ludwigii genomic DNA includes:
- a CDS encoding PLP-dependent aminotransferase family protein, which translates to MNIPGDEFYTLLNAALKARGEETLQRTLYLTLREAILCGRLQSGCQLAGSRTLARQLSLSRNTVNAALDQLTLEGYLLRNRQGTRVAQLAHRSVARALPDSAITLAKRVSLLPAPVARDTPVMAFTPGTPAINYFPLPLWRRLFDRVLREEGSSLLGYGSPAGEPSLRAAIARHLALSRGIDCDASQIVITEGALEGVNLCTMLLSEQGDVAWVENPGYSGAKSAFVKNGLKMTAIPVDDEGMCWEGLDVPSPSLIFTSPSHQFPYGSVLSARRRLALLELARQHNAWIIEDDYDSEFRYTGEPVPAMLGMVANAPVVYLGTFSKTLFPSLRMGFMVLPPALANAAHPAIGALLRGGHRAEQRTLALFIEEGHYARHLAAMRRLYRKRYRQLREVLSGELHTPHRILAGEGGMHLTLAIEGIDDQKLVEQARAFQLAPAALSGYYLEKKQGQTGLVLGYGNTSASQFVPGIRRLQALITQQQGEKG; encoded by the coding sequence ATGAATATACCCGGTGATGAATTTTATACGTTGCTCAATGCTGCTCTGAAAGCGCGTGGTGAGGAGACGCTTCAACGTACGCTCTATCTAACATTGCGGGAGGCCATACTGTGCGGCAGGTTACAGTCTGGCTGCCAGCTTGCGGGTTCGCGGACGCTGGCTCGTCAACTTTCTCTTTCGCGGAACACCGTGAATGCAGCGCTGGATCAGCTCACGCTCGAAGGATATTTACTGCGTAACCGACAGGGAACGCGTGTGGCACAGTTAGCTCACCGTTCTGTCGCCCGGGCATTGCCGGATTCTGCCATCACGCTCGCAAAGCGGGTCTCCTTGTTACCTGCGCCAGTGGCCCGGGATACACCGGTTATGGCATTCACCCCCGGGACGCCTGCCATCAACTATTTTCCTCTACCGCTGTGGCGAAGATTGTTCGATCGCGTGTTGCGGGAGGAGGGGAGTAGCCTGTTGGGATATGGTTCACCTGCCGGGGAACCGTCGCTGCGGGCGGCCATTGCCCGTCATCTTGCCCTGTCTCGCGGAATTGACTGTGACGCCAGCCAGATTGTAATAACGGAAGGCGCGCTTGAAGGCGTCAATCTTTGCACGATGCTGTTGAGCGAGCAGGGAGATGTCGCGTGGGTGGAAAATCCCGGATATAGCGGGGCAAAAAGTGCTTTTGTAAAAAACGGTCTGAAGATGACGGCAATACCTGTTGATGACGAGGGAATGTGCTGGGAAGGGCTGGATGTTCCTTCCCCCTCGCTTATTTTCACCTCGCCTTCACATCAATTCCCTTACGGAAGCGTACTCAGTGCGCGGCGGCGTCTGGCATTGCTGGAACTTGCCCGGCAACATAACGCCTGGATTATTGAGGACGATTACGACAGTGAGTTCCGTTACACCGGTGAGCCCGTGCCGGCAATGTTGGGAATGGTAGCGAATGCCCCCGTCGTCTATCTGGGGACATTCAGCAAAACGCTGTTTCCGTCGCTCAGAATGGGGTTCATGGTGTTACCCCCGGCGCTGGCAAATGCGGCTCATCCGGCTATTGGTGCACTGTTACGCGGTGGACACCGTGCTGAACAGCGTACTCTGGCGCTGTTTATTGAAGAAGGCCATTATGCCCGTCATCTTGCCGCCATGCGTCGGCTCTATCGTAAACGTTACCGCCAGTTACGGGAGGTGCTGAGCGGGGAGCTTCATACTCCGCATCGCATTCTTGCTGGCGAGGGCGGAATGCACCTGACGCTGGCGATAGAAGGGATTGATGACCAGAAGCTGGTGGAGCAGGCGAGGGCGTTTCAGCTGGCCCCCGCTGCATTGAGCGGATATTACCTGGAGAAAAAGCAGGGGCAAACCGGTCTGGTATTAGGTTACGGCAATACCTCTGCTTCTCAGTTTGTGCCGGGGATCCGACGCCTGCAGGCCTTAATTACGCAGCAACAGGGCGAGAAAGGGTAA
- a CDS encoding metal-sensing transcriptional repressor encodes MSHTVRDKKMLLTRLKKIQGQSNALEKMLDSDHECAEVLQQLAAIRGAVNGMMMQVIEGHLTDHVVKEPEEAKREADLGVVLQVIKSYLK; translated from the coding sequence ATGTCACATACCGTTCGCGACAAGAAAATGTTATTGACTCGCCTGAAGAAAATTCAGGGGCAGAGTAACGCCCTGGAGAAAATGCTGGACAGTGATCACGAATGTGCCGAGGTGCTACAACAGCTGGCGGCGATCCGTGGAGCGGTTAACGGCATGATGATGCAGGTGATCGAAGGGCATTTAACCGATCACGTGGTGAAAGAGCCCGAAGAAGCAAAGCGTGAAGCCGATCTTGGCGTGGTGTTACAGGTGATCAAATCCTACCTTAAGTAG
- the ykgO gene encoding type B 50S ribosomal protein L36 — MQVLNSLRSAKQRHPDCQIVKRKGRLYVICKSNPRFKAVQGRKKRR, encoded by the coding sequence ATGCAGGTACTTAACTCATTACGTAGTGCGAAACAGCGTCACCCGGATTGCCAGATAGTCAAACGCAAGGGACGCTTATATGTGATTTGCAAATCTAACCCGCGCTTTAAGGCGGTTCAGGGACGTAAAAAAAGACGCTAG
- a CDS encoding nickel/cobalt efflux protein RcnA, translating into MNDFASLLQQGNAWLFVPSAILLGALHGLEPGHSKTMMAAFIVAIRGTMKQAVMLGLSATLSHTAVVWIIAMAGLWFGQGWDAHTSEPWFQLISGVLIIAIALWMAWRTWKESQPHDHHHDHHHDHDHDHDHDHDHDHHHEHHHHGHQLVEEEWQDAHQRAHAQDINRRFNGQNVTTGQIAMFGLTGGLIPCPASITVLLICLQLKHFALGATLVFSFSIGLAITLVASGAIAALSLKHATKRWPGFSEFSRKAPWISAALITIVGIYMSLHGLSGILA; encoded by the coding sequence ATGAACGATTTTGCTTCACTCCTGCAACAGGGCAACGCCTGGCTGTTTGTCCCCAGCGCTATCCTGCTCGGCGCGCTGCATGGCCTCGAACCGGGCCACTCAAAAACGATGATGGCCGCCTTTATCGTGGCAATCCGCGGTACGATGAAACAGGCTGTGATGCTCGGTCTGTCGGCAACACTTTCCCACACGGCGGTGGTCTGGATCATTGCCATGGCTGGTTTATGGTTTGGTCAGGGATGGGATGCACACACGTCCGAACCCTGGTTCCAGCTGATCTCCGGGGTATTGATCATAGCAATCGCCTTGTGGATGGCCTGGCGAACCTGGAAAGAGAGTCAGCCGCACGATCATCATCACGATCACCACCATGACCATGACCATGACCATGACCATGACCATGACCATGACCACCATCATGAGCATCACCACCATGGACATCAACTGGTTGAGGAGGAGTGGCAGGACGCCCATCAACGGGCACACGCACAGGATATTAACCGACGTTTCAACGGTCAAAACGTCACCACCGGGCAGATCGCGATGTTTGGCCTGACCGGGGGGCTTATCCCCTGCCCAGCATCAATAACTGTCCTGCTGATCTGCCTGCAGCTGAAGCATTTTGCCCTCGGCGCAACGCTGGTGTTCAGTTTCAGCATTGGCCTGGCGATCACGCTGGTGGCTTCCGGCGCAATTGCCGCCTTAAGCCTCAAGCACGCGACCAAACGCTGGCCCGGGTTTAGCGAATTCTCCCGTAAAGCGCCATGGATCTCCGCTGCGCTGATTACCATAGTAGGGATTTACATGAGCCTGCATGGCCTGAGCGGCATTCTGGCGTAA
- a CDS encoding GNAT family N-acetyltransferase encodes MKTFNQFGQPVGEPLIDWQPRQHPSRVVLQGRYCRLEPLRVEHADALFNAYSRAEDTRSWTWLLREPDASAGEFAGWVASVCELSDPIHFTVINNHTESPVGTLALMRIDPKNGVVEVGHVHFSPLLSRTPESTEAQYLLMQYVFDTLGYRRYEWKCNSLNEPSRKAALRLGFQFEGRFRQALVTKGHNRDTDWFSILDKEWPALAKAFEGWLAIDNFTADGKQKRSLESWRETRI; translated from the coding sequence ATGAAGACATTCAATCAGTTTGGTCAGCCAGTGGGTGAACCTCTTATCGACTGGCAACCTCGTCAGCACCCGTCTCGGGTCGTCCTTCAGGGGCGCTATTGTCGGCTTGAGCCTCTGCGAGTGGAGCATGCCGACGCACTGTTCAACGCTTATTCCCGGGCCGAAGATACCCGCAGCTGGACATGGCTGCTACGGGAGCCAGATGCCTCGGCGGGTGAGTTTGCCGGGTGGGTGGCGAGCGTGTGTGAATTATCCGATCCCATTCACTTTACCGTAATTAATAACCACACAGAGTCTCCTGTCGGAACACTGGCCCTGATGCGGATCGATCCTAAAAACGGTGTAGTGGAAGTGGGACACGTTCATTTCTCCCCACTGTTAAGCCGCACGCCAGAGTCAACAGAAGCGCAATATCTGCTGATGCAGTACGTGTTCGATACTCTTGGCTACCGCCGTTATGAGTGGAAATGTAACAGTCTGAACGAACCTTCGCGCAAAGCGGCACTGCGTCTTGGTTTTCAGTTTGAGGGGCGTTTTCGCCAGGCGCTGGTCACAAAAGGTCATAACCGGGATACCGACTGGTTTTCGATACTCGACAAAGAGTGGCCGGCGCTGGCGAAGGCCTTTGAAGGGTGGCTTGCCATCGACAATTTTACTGCCGATGGCAAACAGAAAAGATCCCTGGAAAGTTGGCGAGAAACACGCATCTAG
- the maa gene encoding maltose O-acetyltransferase, with product MSIEKQKMIAGEPYRPGDETLRTDRLRARHLVHRYNHTAPDEKTERQNILAELLGKSEGAYIEPSFRCDYGYNIYLGKDFYANFDCVMLDVCPIHIGDNCMLAPGVHIYTATHPLDAEERNSGVEFGKPVRIGNNVWIGGRAVINPGVTIGDNVVVASGAVVTKDVPTNVVVGGNPAKIIKKL from the coding sequence ATGAGCATTGAAAAACAGAAGATGATTGCAGGTGAACCTTATCGCCCTGGTGATGAGACATTACGGACTGACCGCCTGCGGGCCCGCCATCTGGTTCATCGTTATAACCACACCGCACCTGATGAAAAAACAGAACGCCAGAACATTCTGGCGGAACTTCTGGGAAAAAGCGAAGGGGCTTATATTGAACCGAGCTTCCGATGCGACTACGGATATAACATTTATCTGGGTAAAGACTTTTACGCTAACTTCGACTGCGTGATGCTCGATGTGTGCCCAATTCACATTGGTGATAACTGCATGCTCGCGCCGGGAGTTCATATTTATACGGCAACCCATCCACTGGACGCCGAAGAACGTAATAGCGGCGTGGAGTTTGGCAAACCCGTGAGAATCGGTAACAACGTCTGGATTGGTGGACGTGCGGTCATTAATCCCGGCGTAACCATTGGCGATAATGTAGTGGTGGCCTCCGGCGCTGTCGTGACGAAAGACGTCCCGACCAATGTCGTCGTTGGCGGTAACCCGGCAAAAATCATCAAAAAACTGTAA
- a CDS encoding YlaC family protein, whose product MTEIQRLLTATIDELNLREKRDNRPRFSISFIRKHPGLFVAMYAAWLATLIVMLKSETLVDSVWLLVVLFVVFNAFFFFDVNPRYRYEDIDVLDFRVCYNGEWYNTRYVPTELIDSIMHSPAVENVQKEKLQKMISTKGQLSFYDVFTLSRPVAA is encoded by the coding sequence ATGACCGAGATACAGCGCCTGCTCACTGCCACCATCGACGAACTTAACCTCCGCGAAAAGCGCGACAATCGCCCGCGCTTTAGCATTAGCTTTATCCGCAAACATCCTGGACTGTTTGTTGCAATGTATGCCGCCTGGCTGGCGACGCTTATTGTGATGCTGAAATCCGAAACGCTGGTGGACTCCGTCTGGCTACTCGTTGTGCTGTTTGTTGTATTTAACGCCTTTTTCTTTTTCGACGTGAATCCCCGCTACCGCTACGAAGATATCGACGTACTCGATTTTCGGGTCTGCTACAACGGCGAATGGTACAACACCCGTTACGTACCAACAGAGCTAATCGACAGCATCATGCACTCTCCGGCTGTCGAAAACGTGCAAAAAGAGAAGCTACAGAAAATGATCTCTACCAAAGGTCAGCTTTCTTTCTACGATGTCTTTACCCTTTCTCGCCCTGTTGCTGCGTAA
- the acrB gene encoding multidrug efflux RND transporter permease subunit AcrB, which produces MPNFFIDRPIFAWVIAIIIMLAGGLAILKLPVAQYPTIAPPAVTISATYPGADAKTVQDTVTQVIEQNMNGIDNLMYMSSNSDSTGTVQITLTFQSGTDADIAQVQVQNKLQLAMPLLPQEVQQQGVSVEKSSSSFLMVVGVINTNGTMTQEDISDYVGANMKDAISRTSGVGDVQLFGSQYAMRIWMDPNKLNNFQLTPVDVISAIKAQNAQVAAGQLGGTPPVKGQQLNASIIAQTRLTSAAEFSKILLKVNQDGSQVRLRDVAKVELGGENYDIIAKYNGKPASGLGIKLATGANALDTATAIRAELKKMEPYFPSGLKIVYPYDTTPFVKISIHEVVKTLVEAIILVFLVMYLFLQNFRATLIPTIAVPVVLLGTFAILSIFGYSINTLTMFGMVLAIGLLVDDAIVVVENVERVMAEEGLPPKEATRKSMGQIQGALVGIAMVLSAVFIPMAFFGGSTGAIYRQFSITIVSAMALSVLVALILTPALCATMLKPIQKGGHGEHKGFFGWFNRMFDKSTHHYTDSVGNILRSTGRYLLLYIIIVVGMAYLFVRLPSSFLPDEDQGVFLSMAQLPAGATQERTQKVLDEMTDYYLTKEKDNVESVFAVNGFGFAGRGQNTGIAFVSLKDWSERPGKENKVEAITGRAMGTFSKIKDAMVFAFNLPAIVELGTATGFDFQLIDQGGLGHEKLTQARNQLFGEVAKHPDLLVGVRPNGLEDTPQFKIDIDQEKAQALGVSISDINTTLGAAWGGSYVNDFIDRGRVKKVYVMSEAQYRMLPNDINNWFVRGSNGQMVPFSAFSTSRWEYGSPRLERYNGLPSMEILGQAAPGRSTGEAMAMMEQLASKLPSGIGYDWTGMSYQERLSGNQAPALYAISLIVVFLCLAALYESWSIPFSVMLVVPLGVIGALLAATFRGLTNDVYFQVGLLTTIGLSAKNAILIVEFAKDLMEKEGKGLIEATLEAVRMRLRPILMTSLAFILGVMPLVISSGAGSGAQNAVGTGVMGGMVTATVLAIFFVPVFFVVVRRRFSRKNEDVEHSHSVEHH; this is translated from the coding sequence ATGCCTAATTTCTTTATCGATCGCCCCATATTTGCGTGGGTGATCGCCATAATCATCATGCTGGCTGGGGGACTTGCGATCCTGAAGCTGCCTGTCGCGCAATATCCGACCATTGCGCCACCGGCGGTGACAATTTCCGCAACCTACCCAGGGGCTGATGCGAAAACGGTGCAGGATACCGTTACTCAGGTCATCGAACAGAACATGAACGGTATTGATAACCTGATGTACATGTCCTCAAACAGTGACTCCACCGGTACGGTACAGATCACCCTGACCTTCCAGTCAGGTACTGATGCTGACATCGCGCAGGTTCAGGTGCAGAACAAACTGCAGCTGGCGATGCCACTGCTGCCGCAGGAAGTACAACAGCAGGGCGTGAGCGTCGAGAAATCGTCCAGTAGCTTCCTGATGGTTGTCGGCGTTATCAACACCAACGGCACCATGACGCAGGAGGATATTTCCGACTACGTGGGCGCCAACATGAAGGACGCCATTAGCCGTACTTCTGGTGTGGGTGACGTTCAGCTGTTCGGTTCCCAGTATGCAATGCGTATCTGGATGGACCCGAACAAACTGAACAACTTCCAGCTGACGCCGGTTGACGTCATCAGCGCCATCAAAGCCCAGAACGCCCAGGTTGCTGCCGGTCAGTTAGGTGGTACGCCACCGGTGAAAGGCCAGCAGCTTAACGCCTCGATCATCGCGCAAACGCGTCTGACCTCTGCCGCTGAGTTCAGTAAGATCCTGCTGAAAGTGAATCAGGACGGTTCACAGGTTCGCCTGCGCGACGTGGCAAAAGTGGAACTGGGTGGTGAGAACTACGACATCATCGCGAAGTACAACGGCAAACCGGCTTCCGGTCTGGGTATTAAGCTGGCGACAGGCGCTAACGCCCTGGACACCGCTACAGCGATCCGCGCAGAACTGAAGAAGATGGAACCGTACTTCCCGTCAGGCCTGAAGATCGTCTACCCGTATGACACCACGCCGTTCGTTAAAATCTCGATTCACGAAGTGGTTAAAACCCTGGTAGAAGCGATCATCCTGGTATTCCTGGTAATGTATCTGTTCCTGCAAAACTTCCGCGCGACGTTGATTCCAACCATCGCCGTTCCGGTTGTATTGCTCGGTACCTTTGCCATCCTGTCGATATTCGGTTATTCGATAAACACCCTGACGATGTTCGGGATGGTGCTCGCCATCGGCCTGCTGGTGGATGACGCCATCGTGGTAGTAGAGAACGTTGAGCGTGTAATGGCGGAGGAAGGTCTGCCGCCGAAGGAAGCCACCCGTAAATCAATGGGCCAGATCCAGGGCGCGTTGGTCGGTATCGCGATGGTTCTGTCGGCGGTATTTATCCCGATGGCGTTCTTCGGGGGGTCTACCGGTGCGATTTATCGTCAGTTCTCGATTACCATTGTTTCTGCAATGGCGCTGTCGGTACTGGTTGCGTTGATCCTGACACCTGCTCTGTGTGCCACCATGCTGAAGCCAATTCAGAAAGGTGGTCACGGCGAGCATAAAGGGTTCTTCGGCTGGTTTAACCGCATGTTTGATAAGAGTACGCACCACTACACCGACAGCGTGGGCAACATCCTGCGCAGTACCGGTCGTTACCTGCTGCTCTATATCATCATCGTGGTGGGCATGGCCTATCTGTTCGTTCGTCTGCCAAGCTCGTTCCTGCCAGACGAAGATCAGGGCGTGTTCCTGAGTATGGCTCAGCTTCCGGCGGGTGCGACACAAGAACGTACTCAGAAAGTACTGGATGAGATGACCGACTACTACCTCACCAAAGAGAAGGACAACGTTGAATCCGTATTTGCGGTTAACGGCTTTGGTTTTGCGGGTCGTGGTCAGAACACAGGTATTGCCTTCGTTTCTCTGAAAGACTGGTCTGAACGTCCAGGTAAGGAAAACAAGGTCGAGGCGATTACTGGCCGTGCCATGGGCACGTTCTCGAAGATCAAAGATGCGATGGTCTTTGCCTTCAACCTGCCTGCGATTGTTGAACTGGGTACGGCGACCGGTTTCGACTTCCAGCTGATTGACCAGGGTGGTCTGGGTCACGAGAAACTAACGCAGGCACGTAACCAGCTGTTTGGCGAAGTGGCAAAACACCCTGACCTGCTGGTGGGCGTGCGCCCTAACGGCCTGGAAGATACGCCGCAATTCAAAATCGACATTGATCAGGAGAAAGCTCAGGCCCTGGGCGTTTCCATCAGTGACATCAATACCACTCTGGGCGCAGCCTGGGGCGGTAGCTACGTCAACGACTTCATCGACCGTGGTCGTGTGAAGAAAGTGTACGTGATGTCAGAAGCCCAATACCGTATGTTGCCGAACGATATCAATAACTGGTTCGTCCGCGGCAGTAACGGTCAGATGGTACCTTTCTCCGCGTTCTCTACGTCACGCTGGGAATACGGTTCGCCGCGTCTGGAGCGCTATAACGGTCTGCCTTCCATGGAAATTCTGGGTCAGGCTGCTCCGGGTCGAAGCACCGGTGAAGCGATGGCGATGATGGAGCAACTGGCGAGCAAGCTGCCGTCGGGAATTGGCTACGACTGGACCGGTATGTCCTATCAGGAACGTCTGTCCGGTAACCAGGCCCCTGCCCTGTACGCCATTTCACTGATTGTGGTCTTCCTGTGTCTGGCAGCACTGTACGAGAGCTGGTCGATTCCGTTCTCCGTCATGCTGGTGGTTCCGCTGGGGGTTATCGGTGCACTGCTTGCCGCAACCTTCCGTGGCCTGACCAACGACGTGTACTTCCAGGTAGGCCTGCTGACAACCATTGGCTTGTCGGCGAAGAACGCGATACTTATCGTGGAATTCGCCAAAGATCTGATGGAGAAAGAAGGTAAAGGCCTGATTGAGGCGACGCTGGAGGCGGTACGTATGCGTCTGCGTCCAATCCTGATGACGTCTCTGGCGTTTATCCTCGGCGTTATGCCACTGGTTATCAGCTCTGGTGCTGGCTCCGGTGCACAGAACGCAGTAGGTACAGGTGTAATGGGTGGTATGGTCACCGCGACCGTTCTGGCCATCTTCTTCGTACCGGTGTTCTTCGTGGTGGTTCGCCGCCGCTTCAGCCGCAAGAATGAAGATGTTGAACACAGTCATTCAGTAGAGCATCACTGA
- the tomB gene encoding Hha toxicity modulator TomB — protein sequence MDEYSPKRHDIAQLKFLCESLYHDCLANLDESNHGWVNDPTSAINLQLNELIEHIATFALNYKIKYNEDNKLIEQIDEYLDDTFMLFSSYGINAQDLQKWRKSGNRLFRCFVNVSRANPVSLSC from the coding sequence ATGGACGAGTACTCGCCAAAAAGGCATGATATCGCGCAGTTGAAATTTCTCTGCGAATCCTTGTACCATGACTGCCTTGCCAATCTTGATGAAAGCAACCATGGCTGGGTGAACGACCCAACGTCTGCCATCAATTTACAGTTGAATGAGCTTATAGAGCATATCGCAACCTTCGCACTTAATTATAAAATTAAGTACAATGAAGATAATAAGCTCATTGAGCAAATTGATGAATACCTGGATGACACCTTTATGTTGTTCAGCAGTTACGGCATTAACGCCCAGGATTTGCAAAAATGGCGTAAATCGGGAAACCGGCTATTCCGCTGTTTCGTCAACGTGAGCAGAGCTAACCCGGTTAGTCTTTCCTGTTAA
- the hha gene encoding hemolysin expression modulator Hha gives MSDKPLTKIDYLMRLRRCQSIDTLERVIEKNKYELSDNELAVFYSAADHRLAELTMNKLYDKIPTSVWKFVR, from the coding sequence ATGTCTGATAAACCACTCACAAAGATCGATTATTTGATGCGCTTACGACGCTGTCAGTCAATTGACACGCTCGAACGTGTCATTGAAAAGAATAAATACGAGCTTTCTGATAATGAACTGGCGGTATTTTATTCAGCTGCAGACCATCGTCTTGCTGAGCTGACGATGAATAAGTTGTATGACAAAATTCCTACTTCTGTATGGAAATTTGTTCGTTAA
- a CDS encoding type B 50S ribosomal protein L31, with the protein MKPDIHPAYRTVVFHDTSANEYFKVGSTIKTDREIELDGETYPYITIEVSSKSHPFYTGKQKTFSTDGSAARFRKRFGGFLNAKRG; encoded by the coding sequence ATGAAACCAGATATCCATCCCGCCTATCGCACCGTGGTTTTCCACGATACCAGTGCCAATGAGTACTTTAAAGTTGGCTCGACCATAAAGACCGACCGCGAAATTGAACTCGACGGTGAAACCTATCCCTACATCACTATTGAGGTCTCTTCAAAATCGCATCCGTTCTATACCGGCAAGCAGAAAACGTTCTCTACGGATGGCAGCGCGGCACGCTTCCGCAAGCGTTTTGGTGGTTTTCTTAATGCGAAGCGGGGCTAA
- a CDS encoding EAL domain-containing protein, whose product MKTRHMVSLVTGVLIFSVLIPICLSIWLAHRQAEEKFVDALDRYASRVLVRTDMVMEQAKEALNHLQAFKGVPCSPTHLMEMRRSAFSWRYVQEVIYVDNLKPLCSSLEQTSKAVSFPPPMRITEDGYSTWLTTQNDLGFNRYMAVMGKGHYLVLIDPASLVDVIPFSQLTINASLVGHKTHLIFARSNKLDPHIRNMVMGQKVTSIQYNGSMYIMKPVPELGFTIVAWAALKPLAETWHQQLIFWLPFGILISLLAAFFVLRVLRRIQSPRNRLLDAINSRDIVIHYQPIVALCSGKIVGAEALARWPQPDGSILAPDIFVPLAEQTGLISQLTQLVIEKVFEDMGNWLHLHEEQHISINLAPADLTSGDLPPLLGQLLNKWAVHPKQIALELTERGFADPKISAPAIAAFRRSGHSIYIDDFGTGYSSLSYLQDLDVDTLKIDKSFVDALEYKNVTPHIIEIAKSLKLAMVAEGIETAGQLAWLHRHGVQYGQGWYYSKALPKAEFIFWAENNLRMHST is encoded by the coding sequence ATGAAAACCCGGCATATGGTCAGTCTGGTGACTGGTGTACTTATCTTTTCTGTGTTGATCCCCATTTGCCTTAGCATCTGGCTGGCGCACCGCCAGGCGGAAGAAAAATTTGTCGATGCGCTGGACAGGTATGCCTCACGTGTACTGGTACGTACTGACATGGTTATGGAGCAGGCAAAAGAGGCGCTAAATCATTTGCAGGCCTTTAAGGGAGTCCCCTGTAGCCCTACGCATTTAATGGAAATGCGCCGGTCCGCTTTCTCGTGGCGTTATGTCCAGGAAGTTATCTATGTCGACAATCTTAAGCCCCTCTGCTCCTCCCTGGAGCAAACCAGCAAAGCGGTCTCTTTTCCCCCTCCGATGCGTATTACAGAAGATGGTTACAGCACATGGCTAACCACACAAAACGATCTCGGCTTTAACCGCTATATGGCTGTCATGGGGAAAGGCCATTACCTTGTACTGATTGATCCCGCCTCGCTTGTCGATGTAATCCCTTTCAGTCAGCTCACGATCAATGCCTCCCTGGTGGGGCATAAAACACATCTCATTTTTGCCAGAAGTAACAAACTTGATCCGCATATCCGTAACATGGTTATGGGTCAGAAGGTCACCAGCATTCAGTACAACGGGTCAATGTACATCATGAAGCCGGTGCCTGAGTTAGGGTTTACGATCGTGGCCTGGGCTGCACTCAAGCCACTGGCTGAAACCTGGCACCAGCAGCTTATTTTCTGGCTACCTTTCGGCATACTGATAAGCCTGCTTGCCGCGTTCTTCGTCTTGCGCGTATTGCGCCGTATCCAGTCGCCGCGCAATCGCCTGCTTGACGCCATTAACAGCCGCGACATTGTGATTCACTATCAACCCATTGTGGCACTCTGTAGCGGAAAAATTGTGGGTGCTGAGGCGCTGGCACGCTGGCCTCAGCCAGACGGGAGCATTCTCGCGCCAGATATTTTTGTTCCACTTGCTGAGCAAACCGGGCTCATCTCGCAGCTGACCCAGTTAGTTATCGAAAAAGTATTCGAAGATATGGGCAACTGGCTGCACCTTCACGAGGAACAGCATATCTCCATCAACCTCGCGCCTGCGGATTTGACCTCCGGCGATCTGCCACCACTGCTGGGTCAATTACTGAATAAGTGGGCAGTCCATCCGAAACAAATCGCCCTTGAGTTAACCGAACGTGGCTTTGCCGACCCTAAAATCAGCGCGCCAGCCATCGCCGCCTTCCGTCGTTCAGGGCACTCTATCTATATTGATGATTTTGGTACTGGCTATTCCAGCCTGAGCTATCTGCAGGATCTTGATGTCGATACGCTAAAAATTGATAAATCGTTTGTGGATGCACTGGAGTACAAAAACGTCACCCCGCACATTATTGAAATAGCGAAATCGCTGAAGCTGGCGATGGTTGCGGAAGGGATTGAGACAGCTGGGCAGCTCGCATGGCTGCACCGCCACGGGGTGCAGTATGGTCAGGGATGGTACTACAGTAAGGCACTGCCAAAAGCAGAATTTATTTTTTGGGCTGAAAATAACCTCAGGATGCATTCTACTTAA